In Lactococcus paracarnosus, a genomic segment contains:
- the glpK gene encoding glycerol kinase GlpK, whose translation MAEEQYIMAIDQGTTSSRAIIFDKMGMKIGSSQKEFTQYFPQEGWVEHDANEIWNSVQSVVAGSFIESGIKPTQIAGIGITNQRETTVIWEKDTGRPIYHAIVWQSRQSSGIADKLNEDGKSEWFHKKTGLVIDAYFSATKIRWILDHVEGAQERAEKGELLFGTIDTWLVWKLTDGQSHVTDLSNASRTMLFNLTTLEWDQEILDLLNIPRIMLPKLVSNSEIYGKTQSFHFYGSEVPISGMAGDQQAALFGQMAFEAGMVKNTYGTGSFIVMNTGETPSFSKNNLLTTVGYSINGKVNYALEGSIFVAGSAIQWIRDGLQLIEKASDSEDAAQASTNDDEVYLVPAFVGLGAPYWDQDARGAMFGLTRGTTKNDVIKATLQSIAYQVRDIVDTMQDDTGIAIPVLKVDGGGTANNYLMQFQSDLLDIPIQRSKNAETTALGAAFLAGLAVGFWQDTDEIREFYEAGKVFEANMAEDRREKLYAGWKKAVTATRTFR comes from the coding sequence TTGGCAGAAGAACAATATATTATGGCGATTGACCAAGGAACGACAAGTTCACGCGCAATTATCTTTGACAAAATGGGGATGAAAATAGGGAGTTCTCAAAAAGAATTTACCCAATACTTCCCACAAGAAGGCTGGGTTGAGCATGATGCCAATGAAATTTGGAATTCAGTTCAATCAGTTGTCGCAGGGTCATTCATTGAATCAGGTATCAAGCCAACACAGATTGCTGGTATCGGGATTACAAATCAACGTGAAACAACCGTTATCTGGGAAAAAGACACAGGTAGACCTATCTATCATGCCATCGTCTGGCAATCACGACAAAGTTCAGGTATTGCTGACAAGTTGAATGAAGATGGTAAAAGTGAATGGTTCCATAAGAAAACCGGTTTGGTCATCGATGCCTATTTCTCAGCAACTAAAATCAGATGGATTCTTGACCACGTAGAGGGTGCACAAGAACGTGCTGAAAAAGGCGAGTTATTATTTGGCACAATCGATACCTGGTTGGTTTGGAAATTAACAGATGGTCAATCTCATGTGACTGACTTATCAAATGCAAGTCGGACGATGCTCTTCAACTTGACAACGCTTGAATGGGATCAAGAAATTTTAGATCTGCTAAACATCCCACGTATCATGTTACCAAAACTTGTCTCAAATTCTGAAATATATGGTAAGACACAAAGCTTCCACTTTTACGGCAGTGAAGTCCCTATCTCAGGTATGGCGGGTGACCAACAAGCGGCTTTATTTGGTCAAATGGCTTTTGAAGCGGGTATGGTTAAAAATACCTATGGGACAGGCTCATTTATCGTGATGAACACAGGAGAAACACCAAGTTTTTCTAAGAATAACTTACTGACTACTGTAGGGTATAGTATCAATGGTAAGGTCAACTATGCACTTGAAGGCAGTATCTTCGTCGCAGGATCAGCAATCCAATGGATTCGGGATGGCTTACAATTAATCGAAAAAGCTAGTGACTCTGAAGATGCAGCACAAGCATCTACTAATGATGATGAAGTCTATCTGGTTCCAGCCTTTGTTGGTCTGGGTGCACCTTATTGGGATCAGGATGCACGTGGTGCCATGTTTGGTTTGACACGTGGGACAACTAAGAATGATGTGATCAAAGCAACCTTACAGTCTATTGCCTATCAAGTACGTGATATTGTGGATACCATGCAAGATGACACAGGAATCGCTATCCCGGTACTCAAAGTTGACGGTGGTGGTACTGCGAATAACTATTTGATGCAGTTCCAATCAGACTTACTCGACATTCCAATTCAACGTTCTAAAAATGCTGAAACAACAGCACTTGGTGCAGCATTTTTAGCAGGCTTAGCTGTTGGGTTCTGGCAAGATACAGATGAAATTCGTGAGTTTTATGAAGCAGGTAAAGTCTTTGAAGCAAATATGGCAGAAGATCGCCGTGAAAAATTATATGCTGGATGGAAAAAAGCTGTTACTGCGACAAGAACGTTTAGATAA
- a CDS encoding ATP-binding cassette domain-containing protein — MIRFKAVKKRYQEKLVLKRIDLDILSGEFLVLVGPSGSGKTTILKMINRLIEPSDGEIFINNQPIKLIDKRSLRLDMGYVLQQIALFPNMTVSENIELIPEMKKMPKSDRLVLVTELLDKVGLEASEYATRYPRELSGGEQQRVGILRAIIGKPKVLLMDEPFSALDPISRKQLQDLILSLQREFEMTTVFVTHDTDEALALADRIAVLHDGELVQLASPDEIMKNPASPFVATLFGGTKHD, encoded by the coding sequence ATGATTAGATTCAAGGCAGTTAAAAAACGCTATCAGGAAAAGTTAGTTTTAAAACGGATTGACCTCGATATCCTATCTGGAGAGTTTTTAGTGCTAGTTGGGCCTAGTGGGTCAGGTAAAACAACCATACTGAAAATGATCAATCGACTGATTGAGCCGTCTGATGGGGAAATTTTCATTAATAATCAACCCATCAAGTTGATCGATAAGCGATCGCTAAGATTAGATATGGGGTATGTCCTACAGCAGATTGCCTTATTTCCCAACATGACGGTTTCTGAAAATATCGAATTGATTCCAGAAATGAAAAAAATGCCCAAGTCAGATAGACTAGTCTTGGTAACTGAATTGCTAGATAAGGTTGGTCTAGAAGCTTCTGAATATGCGACTAGATACCCTAGAGAGCTATCAGGTGGAGAGCAGCAACGTGTTGGTATTCTACGAGCCATTATCGGTAAACCTAAAGTGCTATTGATGGATGAGCCATTTAGCGCACTTGATCCTATTTCACGAAAGCAACTCCAAGACTTGATTCTGAGCTTACAGCGTGAGTTTGAGATGACGACTGTTTTTGTGACACATGATACGGATGAAGCCTTGGCCTTAGCAGATCGGATTGCCGTCTTACATGATGGGGAACTTGTCCAATTAGCTAGTCCAGATGAGATCATGAAAAATCCGGCTAGTCCATTTGTTGCAACACTTTTTGGAGGAACAAAACATGACTAA
- a CDS encoding bifunctional folylpolyglutamate synthase/dihydrofolate synthase, whose product MNNASIDWIHSRLKFGIKPGLSRIIYLLDQLDNPQNKLKTVHIAGTNGKGSTVTFLANILQQYGLKVGTFTSPYIEIFNERIAINGRFISDQELDDVVARIKPIVLKMDEDEALVNITEFEILTAIGFYYFHIQAVDIALIEVGLGGLYDSTNVITPLVSAITTIGLDHQEILGDTVAKIAKEKAGIIKPAVPVVVGASVGIPEAAFEVISAVATSQDAPLYRPVLDSQFDLTLHGKYQQENAALAVKLFEVLASKIGVTPNADKIATGLKQAFWPARMEDLGGFILDGAHNIPAIKRLVAEFSVKQDVNILFSALQRKDFHEMIALLKAIPNASITLTTFDYPNTIVASDVADISDVAWLDNWQDFVDCPHESGDLYLITGSLYFMSQVRSYINDNKK is encoded by the coding sequence GTGAATAATGCAAGTATAGATTGGATTCATTCGCGCCTAAAATTTGGTATTAAACCCGGTTTATCACGCATCATATACCTGCTTGATCAACTAGATAATCCTCAGAATAAGCTAAAGACAGTGCATATTGCTGGGACAAATGGCAAGGGTTCAACGGTCACTTTTTTGGCTAATATCTTACAACAATATGGCCTTAAAGTCGGAACCTTTACCTCACCCTATATCGAGATTTTTAATGAACGGATTGCCATTAATGGGCGTTTTATTTCAGATCAAGAATTAGATGATGTTGTCGCACGTATCAAACCCATCGTCCTGAAAATGGATGAGGATGAGGCACTCGTTAATATCACTGAGTTTGAAATTTTGACCGCGATCGGTTTCTATTATTTTCATATACAGGCTGTTGACATCGCCCTGATAGAGGTTGGCTTAGGTGGCCTTTATGATTCAACCAATGTCATCACACCTTTGGTATCAGCTATTACGACGATTGGCTTAGATCATCAAGAGATTTTAGGTGATACGGTGGCTAAGATTGCCAAAGAAAAAGCAGGGATTATTAAACCTGCTGTTCCAGTTGTTGTCGGTGCTAGCGTTGGCATACCTGAGGCTGCTTTTGAGGTCATCTCTGCCGTTGCAACTAGTCAAGATGCACCACTTTATCGTCCTGTTTTAGACAGTCAGTTTGATTTGACGCTGCATGGCAAGTATCAACAAGAAAATGCGGCACTAGCTGTTAAACTGTTTGAGGTACTTGCTTCGAAAATAGGTGTAACACCAAATGCTGATAAAATCGCCACAGGCTTAAAACAAGCCTTTTGGCCAGCAAGAATGGAAGATCTGGGTGGCTTTATTTTAGATGGTGCCCATAACATCCCTGCCATTAAGCGCTTAGTAGCTGAATTCTCTGTCAAGCAAGACGTCAATATCTTATTCTCAGCCCTGCAACGCAAGGATTTTCATGAGATGATTGCCCTATTAAAAGCGATCCCAAATGCAAGCATCACCTTAACCACTTTTGACTATCCCAATACCATCGTAGCTAGTGATGTTGCCGATATATCAGATGTTGCCTGGTTGGACAATTGGCAAGACTTTGTTGATTGCCCTCATGAATCAGGAGACCTGTATCTGATTACAGGCTCTCTATATTTTATGAGTCAGGTCAGAAGCTATATAAATGACAATAAAAAATAA
- a CDS encoding lactonase family protein, translated as MTETLYFGTYTKKTSEGIYTADLDTTTGLLTNLQLKIKELNPTYLAFDKIGHIYSVGSENGEGGIAAFTANGSLLNHVVAPGAPLCYVAVDEARQLVYGANYHKGEVSVYQRASDGSLTLTDTDVHVGSGPHENQASPHVHYSDLTPDNFLVTCDLGTDEVVTYDVSTSGKLNKLATYQATPGAGPRHIAFHPTQKIAYLICELNNTIEVLIYDGVGRFELLQVISTLPENWDAFNGTAAIRITSDGKFLYASNRGHDSIAVYEVLADGTLAHVQLITTNGKIPRDFTLSTNEKILVVPHQDSDNVTTFLRDQKTGHLSEVQHDFTVPEAVCVVVK; from the coding sequence ATGACAGAAACACTTTATTTTGGTACTTACACCAAGAAAACATCTGAGGGAATTTATACCGCAGACCTTGACACAACAACTGGTTTATTGACTAATCTTCAATTAAAAATAAAAGAGCTAAATCCAACTTATCTCGCATTTGATAAAATAGGTCACATTTATAGTGTCGGCTCTGAAAATGGTGAAGGTGGTATTGCTGCTTTTACTGCAAATGGTAGTCTATTAAATCATGTTGTTGCACCTGGTGCGCCGCTTTGTTATGTCGCAGTCGATGAAGCGCGTCAACTCGTGTATGGTGCTAACTACCATAAAGGTGAAGTCAGTGTTTATCAACGTGCTAGTGATGGGTCACTCACACTTACAGATACAGACGTACATGTTGGCTCTGGACCACACGAGAATCAAGCAAGCCCACACGTCCATTACTCAGATTTAACACCTGATAACTTCCTAGTCACGTGTGATTTAGGTACTGACGAGGTCGTGACCTATGACGTCTCTACTAGTGGTAAGTTAAACAAACTTGCAACTTATCAAGCAACACCAGGCGCAGGACCTAGACATATCGCCTTTCATCCTACTCAAAAAATTGCTTATCTCATCTGTGAATTAAACAATACGATCGAAGTCCTCATTTATGACGGTGTTGGCCGTTTTGAATTACTTCAAGTTATCTCTACTCTTCCTGAAAATTGGGATGCATTTAACGGCACTGCTGCGATTCGGATTACCTCTGATGGCAAATTCCTTTATGCTTCAAATCGTGGACATGATTCTATCGCTGTCTATGAGGTGCTTGCTGATGGGACACTCGCACACGTCCAATTAATCACAACAAATGGTAAAATCCCTCGTGATTTCACTTTATCAACTAACGAAAAAATTCTTGTTGTGCCACATCAAGATTCTGATAATGTGACCACTTTCTTACGTGATCAAAAAACTGGACACTTGAGTGAAGTACAACATGACTTTACTGTACCAGAGGCTGTTTGTGTCGTTGTAAAATAA
- a CDS encoding zinc ABC transporter substrate-binding protein AdcA — MKKKILLGLLATTAIMALGACGTSGQTAKKDGKLQIVTTFYPMKEFTDQIVGDQAKVSVLVKPGIEPHDFEPSAKDVAAIQDSDAFVYNNENMETWVKKTTKDMKKVDVIKASEGILLLPGVSEEESGHDHSDGHTHVLDPHVWLAPSLAIKEVETIRDQLIKKFPNKKTIFTKNAAAYLTKLKGLDQAYKDGLANAKQKNFVTQHAAFAYLSLEYGLNQISVSGINPETEPSASRLKDLKAYVEKNDIQYIYFEGNASDKVAKTLADEAGVKTLALNPLESLTQDQEKAGEDYISVMTENLKNLQKTTNAESKVTAIEPEKPAEKTTAQGYFKDSQVKDRKLSDWTGNWQSVYPLLQKGALDQVMRYKSLMNKDMTEAAYKAYYMTGYKSDVEKIDIKNDKVSFTINGKVHQATYKYAGKEVLTYKKGNRGVRYLFEAVGETNGAYKYIQFSDHGISPAKADHFHIYFGNDSQKMLTEELTNWPTYYPSDMSATAIAQEMIAH; from the coding sequence ATGAAGAAAAAAATACTTTTAGGCTTATTGGCGACGACAGCTATTATGGCACTGGGTGCATGTGGGACGAGTGGTCAAACGGCTAAAAAAGATGGTAAATTACAGATCGTCACCACTTTTTATCCTATGAAAGAATTTACAGACCAAATCGTTGGTGACCAAGCAAAAGTATCAGTATTAGTTAAACCTGGTATTGAGCCACATGATTTTGAACCGTCAGCTAAAGATGTCGCTGCCATTCAAGATTCGGATGCTTTCGTTTATAATAACGAAAACATGGAGACCTGGGTTAAGAAGACGACTAAAGATATGAAAAAAGTCGATGTGATTAAGGCTTCTGAAGGGATCTTACTCCTACCAGGTGTGAGTGAAGAAGAATCTGGGCATGATCATAGCGATGGCCACACGCACGTACTCGACCCGCATGTCTGGTTAGCACCTAGTCTTGCCATTAAGGAAGTGGAAACCATTCGGGATCAGCTGATTAAAAAGTTCCCAAATAAGAAAACGATTTTTACTAAAAATGCGGCAGCTTATTTGACCAAACTAAAAGGATTAGATCAGGCTTATAAAGATGGGCTAGCAAACGCTAAACAAAAGAATTTTGTGACACAGCACGCTGCATTTGCCTACTTATCCCTTGAATATGGGTTAAATCAAATTTCCGTTTCCGGTATTAATCCCGAAACGGAACCCTCTGCTAGTCGCCTTAAGGACTTGAAGGCTTATGTAGAAAAAAATGATATCCAATATATTTACTTTGAAGGGAATGCCTCTGATAAGGTCGCAAAAACATTAGCAGATGAGGCTGGTGTTAAAACTTTAGCCCTTAATCCTTTAGAATCGTTGACCCAAGATCAAGAAAAAGCTGGCGAAGATTATATTTCTGTCATGACTGAAAACTTGAAAAATTTACAGAAAACAACAAATGCTGAGTCGAAGGTAACGGCAATAGAACCTGAAAAACCTGCTGAAAAAACAACTGCCCAAGGTTACTTTAAAGATAGCCAGGTTAAGGATCGTAAGCTGTCTGACTGGACAGGTAATTGGCAGTCAGTCTATCCTTTACTGCAAAAGGGTGCCTTAGATCAAGTCATGCGCTATAAATCTCTGATGAACAAAGACATGACCGAAGCAGCCTATAAAGCCTACTATATGACGGGTTACAAGTCAGATGTTGAGAAGATTGACATCAAAAATGACAAAGTGAGTTTTACGATCAACGGGAAAGTCCATCAAGCGACGTACAAGTATGCAGGCAAGGAAGTACTGACCTATAAAAAAGGGAATAGAGGCGTGCGCTATCTATTTGAAGCTGTTGGTGAAACAAATGGCGCCTACAAATATATCCAATTTAGTGACCATGGTATTTCCCCAGCAAAAGCGGACCATTTTCACATTTACTTTGGTAATGATAGTCAAAAAATGTTAACAGAAGAGCTTACAAACTGGCCAACTTACTATCCATCAGATATGAGCGCGACAGCTATTGCACAAGAGATGATTGCCCATTAA
- a CDS encoding class I SAM-dependent methyltransferase produces MKNYEKLSESYYDKHAKKFDRSFDGFLSGFFKRYIVKQLEIKDDMTVLDVGAATGKLLKMLSKYHKFEGTGLDISSEMTRLARQTYPEFQFVTGSAMALPFSDASFDVVICSASFHHFPNPVLFLEVVQGILKPGGKLVIAEIRIPVFHGIYNWYIDTFSKEGDVIVYAVDELYGLLETAGFVLIKSRKRLQIQYFEAHKKQ; encoded by the coding sequence ATGAAAAACTATGAAAAATTGTCAGAAAGCTATTATGATAAACATGCCAAAAAATTTGATCGCTCATTTGATGGGTTTTTATCAGGTTTTTTTAAACGGTATATTGTCAAACAGCTCGAGATAAAGGATGATATGACAGTTTTAGATGTTGGTGCAGCAACAGGCAAGTTGTTAAAGATGTTATCAAAATATCATAAGTTTGAAGGGACTGGCCTAGATATCTCGTCTGAGATGACACGACTAGCTAGGCAAACCTATCCAGAGTTTCAGTTTGTCACTGGCTCTGCCATGGCCCTTCCTTTTTCAGATGCATCATTTGATGTGGTTATCTGTTCTGCCTCTTTTCATCATTTTCCAAATCCTGTCCTATTTTTGGAAGTAGTACAAGGCATCTTAAAACCAGGAGGTAAGCTTGTCATTGCTGAAATACGTATCCCTGTTTTTCACGGTATCTATAATTGGTACATAGACACCTTCTCAAAAGAAGGTGACGTTATAGTCTATGCAGTTGATGAGTTGTATGGCTTGCTCGAAACTGCAGGTTTTGTGCTTATCAAAAGCCGTAAACGACTACAAATTCAATATTTTGAAGCGCATAAAAAACAATAG
- a CDS encoding AI-2E family transporter, which produces MNDKNNFKSSWFFKWFLDNKVATAFAIILLFLVNLLLLTKLSFMFQPIGDFLGVIMLPIILAAVFYYLLNPIVDYFEVKKVKRVVTIGVLFAFILALVIWGLAVAIPSIGSQAEKFIANFPAYVESGKMHINSLVDDDRFKQVQPQIEKALTSLSNNLIDISKNISSSLVNGTSNFLSVATSVIISLMIFPFILFYLLRDGKKLNKYVTNMLPNALRKDTSTVLTQVNLQLSSYVRGQLIVAGTVAIMFSIMFSVIGLKYAVVIGIVAGFLNLIPYLGSFLAMIPAFIIALVVGPVMIVKVAIVFVIEQTIEGRFISPLVLGSKLNIHPITILFVLLTSGKVFGVWGVFIGIPVYASAKVIVVYFYKWYRKVSSLYKDEEEIVEKS; this is translated from the coding sequence ATGAACGATAAAAATAATTTTAAATCCTCTTGGTTTTTTAAATGGTTCTTAGATAATAAAGTCGCGACTGCGTTTGCTATTATCTTACTATTTTTAGTCAACTTGTTACTTTTGACAAAACTGAGTTTTATGTTCCAACCGATTGGTGATTTCTTAGGTGTCATCATGTTACCGATTATCTTAGCAGCAGTCTTTTATTATCTACTAAATCCTATCGTTGATTATTTTGAAGTCAAAAAAGTAAAGCGTGTGGTTACAATCGGTGTCTTATTTGCCTTTATCTTAGCCTTGGTTATCTGGGGTCTAGCTGTCGCAATTCCAAGTATTGGCTCACAAGCTGAAAAATTTATTGCTAATTTTCCAGCTTATGTAGAGTCTGGTAAAATGCATATCAATAGTCTAGTCGATGATGATCGCTTTAAGCAAGTCCAACCGCAAATCGAAAAAGCATTGACGAGTCTATCTAACAACTTAATTGATATTTCCAAAAATATATCTTCAAGTCTTGTCAATGGAACAAGCAACTTTTTATCCGTCGCGACAAGCGTCATCATCTCTCTGATGATTTTTCCGTTTATCTTATTTTATCTTCTACGTGATGGCAAAAAACTGAATAAATATGTCACAAATATGTTACCAAATGCTTTACGTAAAGATACCTCAACTGTTTTGACGCAAGTTAATTTGCAGTTATCAAGTTATGTTCGTGGTCAGTTGATTGTCGCAGGAACAGTTGCGATCATGTTTTCTATCATGTTCTCGGTTATTGGTCTCAAATATGCTGTCGTAATCGGTATAGTAGCTGGTTTCTTAAATTTGATACCTTATTTAGGGTCATTTTTAGCTATGATCCCTGCTTTCATCATTGCACTAGTAGTTGGTCCGGTCATGATTGTAAAGGTTGCCATTGTTTTTGTGATTGAGCAGACCATAGAAGGACGATTTATTAGCCCGCTTGTCTTGGGTAGCAAACTAAACATCCATCCTATTACCATTTTATTTGTCCTCTTAACTTCTGGAAAGGTCTTTGGTGTGTGGGGAGTCTTTATCGGGATTCCAGTCTATGCATCAGCCAAAGTGATTGTCGTTTACTTCTATAAGTGGTATCGTAAAGTTTCTAGTCTTTATAAAGATGAAGAAGAAATAGTTGAAAAATCGTAA
- a CDS encoding helix-turn-helix domain-containing protein, protein MNIELLLDKKEALQVDIIRQLLFHNDKLTKQTLAKKMNLTQNVLKEYLSDIILDCQSLGDYFVITTEEKTIQLDFSADINFDKIVLHYLNQSLTYQILKFVFEHKKVSIFQLSQEFNSSEATIFRKLRELNKTLVPFSIEIKNGQLVGDELQIRYFYYTLFFLIDRDFSGDDLPVKELMSKMQPEFRHTFSKTALKRLSCWLFVTRHRLMVANHLNHRLTDITEKFVSDALYQKMSQMMAAYFKETTPYVGKNEGAMFYCFLISFDILGEDNFAHYDLTRRKKISTAMLDTYSREMIVSYYGYQRLSISDEKRLTYKLSQIHAKVLCFHGQLNMYDMDSVHHYYQQHMTPELATLIDNLIRTTQERLDLGDSERDFLWLNYANILVALNLSLYKNLSVGIDLANLSSLGESLYYFLLTELSSIPQVRFEKYQEHHYYDLVLTSTEHPISVNPNYYYLSEFISAYDIDKIKANINQIKLQKNNYQK, encoded by the coding sequence ATGAATATAGAATTATTATTAGACAAAAAAGAAGCCTTACAGGTTGATATCATCAGGCAACTATTATTTCACAATGATAAGTTAACCAAGCAAACGCTAGCTAAAAAGATGAACTTGACACAAAATGTCTTAAAAGAGTATCTATCAGATATCATATTAGACTGTCAATCCTTAGGGGATTATTTTGTTATTACAACTGAAGAAAAAACGATACAACTTGATTTTTCAGCAGATATCAATTTTGATAAAATTGTGCTGCACTATCTCAATCAGAGTCTGACCTATCAAATTCTAAAGTTTGTTTTTGAGCACAAAAAAGTATCCATTTTCCAATTAAGTCAGGAATTTAACAGTAGTGAAGCAACTATTTTTCGGAAGTTAAGGGAGCTTAACAAGACGTTAGTGCCTTTTAGCATTGAGATAAAAAATGGTCAATTAGTTGGTGATGAACTTCAAATTCGTTATTTTTATTATACCTTATTTTTCTTGATTGATCGTGATTTTTCAGGTGATGATTTACCAGTAAAAGAGCTGATGTCAAAAATGCAACCAGAATTTCGGCACACCTTTTCTAAGACAGCCTTAAAACGGCTTAGTTGCTGGTTATTTGTCACACGACACCGCTTGATGGTTGCCAATCATCTTAATCATCGACTTACTGATATTACAGAGAAGTTTGTCAGTGATGCACTTTATCAGAAGATGTCTCAAATGATGGCAGCTTATTTTAAAGAGACGACGCCCTATGTTGGTAAAAATGAAGGGGCGATGTTTTATTGTTTTCTGATCAGTTTTGATATCTTAGGGGAGGATAACTTTGCTCATTATGATTTAACCAGACGTAAAAAAATATCAACAGCTATGCTGGATACCTATAGTCGAGAGATGATCGTCTCCTATTATGGCTATCAACGCCTCAGTATTTCAGATGAGAAGCGACTAACCTATAAACTATCACAAATTCATGCTAAAGTGCTTTGTTTTCATGGTCAACTTAATATGTATGATATGGATAGCGTGCATCACTATTATCAACAACATATGACACCTGAACTGGCAACATTGATTGATAACTTAATTCGAACAACGCAAGAAAGACTAGATTTAGGAGATTCTGAGCGTGATTTTCTCTGGTTAAACTATGCTAACATCCTTGTTGCGCTTAACTTATCCTTGTACAAGAATTTATCTGTTGGGATAGACCTAGCTAATCTTTCAAGTCTTGGGGAATCCTTGTATTATTTTTTACTGACAGAGTTATCTAGCATACCACAAGTACGATTTGAAAAATATCAGGAACATCACTATTATGATTTGGTACTCACATCAACAGAACATCCTATATCAGTCAACCCTAATTATTATTACCTGTCAGAATTTATTTCAGCTTATGATATTGATAAAATCAAGGCAAACATTAATCAAATCAAGCTTCAAAAAAATAACTATCAAAAATAA
- a CDS encoding ABC transporter permease/substrate-binding protein: MTNLVDTFVDRFQEWAVALGQHIQLSLVTLLVAIIISIPAAILLSQHKKGAALMLQVTGILQTIPSLALLGLFIPLMGIGTLPALSALVIYAIFPIFQSTLTGLSGIDPSLIEAGEAFGMTKLERLKKFEIALAMPVIMSGIRTSAVITIGTATLAALIGAGGLGSFILLGIDRNNSSLILIGAISSAILAIFFNLLLKFFEKAKLKTIGISFIVLVIVVVGSFTPAIMAQHTEQKTIVIAGKMGPEPEILINMYKLLIESDSKLIVTVKPNFGKTSFLYDALKSGDIDIYPEFTGTITSSLLKPTLSGLSNDAVQVYQAARDGILKQDKLVLLPPMAYQNTYAVAVPKQLASTYHLKTISDLKQVQDKIKAGFTIEFNDREDGNKGLKSVYGLNLATATMEPALRYQAIKSGSVQVVDAYATDPEITKYELVVLKDDKHLFPPYQGAPLMKAALLKKHPEIKQILTQLSGKISEEEMSKMNYEVGIEGKSAANVAKTYLEKHHLIK; the protein is encoded by the coding sequence ATGACTAACCTAGTCGATACCTTTGTCGATCGCTTCCAAGAATGGGCAGTCGCACTCGGGCAACATATCCAACTGTCACTTGTAACCCTCTTAGTCGCGATTATTATCTCTATACCGGCAGCTATTTTATTGAGTCAGCATAAAAAAGGGGCAGCGCTCATGCTCCAAGTTACGGGTATTTTACAAACGATTCCTTCCTTAGCACTTTTAGGTCTGTTTATTCCTTTGATGGGGATTGGAACCCTACCAGCCTTGAGCGCTTTAGTTATCTATGCGATTTTTCCTATCTTTCAAAGTACCTTAACTGGTTTATCAGGTATCGACCCTAGCCTTATTGAAGCAGGTGAAGCTTTTGGGATGACCAAGTTAGAGCGCCTAAAAAAGTTTGAAATTGCCTTAGCCATGCCGGTTATTATGTCGGGTATTCGAACATCTGCTGTTATCACCATAGGGACAGCAACCCTGGCAGCCTTGATTGGTGCAGGTGGCTTAGGGTCATTTATTTTATTGGGGATTGACCGAAATAATAGTAGTTTGATTTTGATCGGTGCCATTTCATCAGCGATTTTGGCTATCTTTTTCAATCTACTATTAAAGTTCTTCGAAAAGGCCAAGCTAAAAACGATTGGGATATCTTTTATTGTATTAGTTATCGTAGTAGTCGGCTCTTTTACGCCAGCAATTATGGCACAACATACTGAGCAAAAAACGATCGTCATTGCTGGAAAAATGGGACCAGAACCTGAAATCCTAATCAATATGTATAAGCTATTGATCGAGTCTGATTCAAAGCTAATTGTGACGGTCAAGCCAAATTTCGGTAAAACAAGCTTTTTATACGATGCCTTGAAATCAGGTGATATCGACATCTATCCGGAATTTACTGGGACAATCACATCTAGTCTACTCAAGCCAACCCTTTCAGGATTATCAAATGATGCGGTGCAAGTTTATCAGGCAGCACGTGACGGGATTTTAAAACAAGATAAGCTAGTTTTATTACCACCGATGGCCTATCAAAATACCTATGCAGTTGCTGTACCAAAACAACTTGCAAGCACTTATCATCTCAAGACGATATCTGATTTAAAGCAAGTCCAAGATAAAATTAAGGCAGGCTTTACGATTGAGTTTAATGACCGAGAAGATGGTAATAAGGGACTAAAATCAGTTTACGGTTTAAACTTAGCTACCGCGACAATGGAACCAGCTCTGCGCTACCAAGCTATTAAATCAGGTAGCGTACAAGTGGTAGATGCCTATGCGACTGATCCAGAAATAACCAAGTATGAATTAGTGGTCCTTAAAGATGACAAGCATCTCTTCCCACCTTACCAGGGTGCACCACTCATGAAGGCAGCATTGCTAAAAAAACATCCAGAGATAAAGCAGATTTTGACCCAGTTAAGCGGAAAAATATCTGAGGAAGAGATGAGTAAGATGAACTATGAAGTGGGGATCGAAGGCAAGTCAGCAGCAAATGTGGCAAAAACCTATCTAGAAAAACATCATTTGATCAAATAA